The following coding sequences are from one bacterium window:
- a CDS encoding diphthine--ammonia ligase translates to MLCACPGAATGGGARGDAGLAAHVNAARGAAGPAPIAANGGRTAVEPALPRAAVGWSGGKDSALALDAVLREGRLAVHALVTTVTDAYDRISMHGVRRALLREQCAALGLPLVEVEIPPGCTNEVYEARTAEAFEALKRQGVERLVFGDLFLEDVRQYRENLAARLDLACEFPLWGRDTAELARAFIEAGFRAIVVCVDPGQLDPSFCGRAYDASFLADLPATCDPCGERGEFHTFVYDGPIFGRPVAVERGQVVEREGFWFADLLPANGSAGATG, encoded by the coding sequence ATGCTCTGCGCTTGCCCCGGGGCGGCGACGGGTGGCGGCGCGCGCGGCGACGCCGGGTTGGCTGCGCACGTGAACGCCGCGCGAGGCGCTGCGGGCCCGGCGCCGATCGCGGCGAACGGCGGCAGGACCGCGGTGGAGCCCGCCTTGCCGCGGGCGGCGGTCGGGTGGAGCGGCGGCAAGGACTCGGCGCTGGCGCTGGATGCAGTGCTGCGCGAGGGGCGGCTCGCCGTGCACGCGCTGGTCACGACCGTGACGGACGCGTACGACCGCATCAGCATGCACGGCGTGCGGCGCGCGCTGCTGCGTGAGCAGTGCGCCGCGCTCGGGCTGCCGCTGGTCGAGGTCGAGATCCCGCCGGGCTGCACCAACGAGGTCTACGAGGCGCGGACGGCGGAGGCGTTCGAGGCGTTGAAGCGCCAGGGCGTCGAGCGTCTCGTGTTCGGCGACCTGTTCCTCGAGGACGTGCGTCAGTACCGCGAGAACCTCGCCGCCCGCCTCGATCTCGCGTGCGAGTTCCCGCTGTGGGGCCGTGACACGGCGGAGCTCGCTCGCGCGTTCATTGAGGCGGGGTTCCGCGCCATCGTCGTGTGCGTGGACCCCGGGCAGCTCGACCCGTCGTTCTGCGGCCGCGCGTACGATGCTTCGTTCCTCGCCGATCTCCCCGCCACGTGCGATCCGTGTGGCGAGCGCGGCGAGTTCCACACGTTCGTCTACGACGGCCCGATCTTCGGCCGGCCGGTGGCGGTAGAGAGGGGCCAGGTGGTGGAGCGGGAGGGGTTCTGGTTCGCGGATCTGCTGCCGGCGAACGGGTCGGCGGGCGCCACGGGCTGA
- a CDS encoding lasso peptide biosynthesis B2 protein encodes MTRTAAVWLRRLRGLTLREVRLLAEAQVVLLACQYERWRRPVGELLGRAEPEPERRAPSREDRRIAEAVAWAVTRAARYGVFRPQCLVRSMAIQRMLRRRGITASRINVGVRRRNGEFEAHAWIELDGVVIGDSRQHVQTFTRLPDLRLVEF; translated from the coding sequence ATGACCCGGACCGCGGCCGTGTGGCTCCGCCGACTCCGCGGGCTCACTCTGCGAGAGGTGCGGTTGCTCGCAGAGGCCCAGGTGGTGCTGCTCGCGTGCCAGTACGAACGCTGGCGGCGCCCCGTCGGTGAGCTCCTCGGGAGGGCAGAGCCCGAGCCCGAGCGACGAGCACCGAGCCGTGAGGATCGACGCATTGCGGAGGCGGTCGCCTGGGCGGTGACACGGGCAGCGAGGTACGGTGTCTTCCGGCCGCAATGCCTGGTCCGATCGATGGCGATCCAGCGGATGCTGCGACGGCGGGGGATCACGGCGAGCAGGATCAACGTCGGCGTGCGCAGGCGCAACGGCGAGTTCGAGGCGCACGCGTGGATCGAGCTGGACGGTGTCGTGATCGGCGACTCGCGGCAGCACGTGCAGACGTTCACCCGGTTGCCGGATCTCCGGCTGGTCGAGTTCTGA
- the cysK gene encoding cysteine synthase A has translation MARYASIVDAIGNTPVVRINRLAPPGIELYVKVEAFNPGGSVKDRLALGVIEDAERSGRLKPGQTVVEATSGNTGIGLAVVCAAKGYPLVVTMTETFSVERRRLMRFLGAKVVLTPAAAGGTGMVKKAVELAEVHGWFLPRQFENEANADIHSRTTAREILADFAGQRLDYFVTGFGTGGTLKGVARVLAAERPETKVVLAEPADAPLVSSGVPQERNPDGSPAARHPAWKPHPIQGWSPDFIPKLAGDAVEAGLVDRVVTVPSVAAMEWSRRLAREEGILVGISAGATFAAAMQVAEEAPAGSTILCMLPDTGERYLSTPLFENTQVDMTEEELAILRSTPTFADAFGPAASLP, from the coding sequence ATGGCACGGTACGCGAGCATCGTCGACGCGATCGGCAACACACCGGTGGTCCGGATCAATCGGCTCGCTCCGCCGGGGATCGAGCTGTACGTCAAGGTCGAGGCGTTCAACCCGGGCGGCTCGGTGAAGGACCGTCTGGCGCTCGGCGTGATCGAGGACGCTGAACGGTCGGGCCGGTTGAAGCCGGGACAGACCGTCGTCGAAGCGACGAGCGGCAACACCGGCATCGGCCTGGCCGTGGTGTGCGCGGCGAAGGGCTACCCGCTCGTCGTCACCATGACGGAGACGTTCAGCGTGGAGCGGCGCCGGCTGATGCGGTTCCTGGGCGCCAAGGTCGTGCTCACCCCGGCGGCGGCGGGCGGGACGGGAATGGTGAAGAAGGCGGTCGAGCTCGCGGAGGTGCACGGCTGGTTCCTGCCGCGGCAGTTCGAGAACGAAGCGAACGCGGACATCCACTCACGCACCACCGCTCGAGAGATCCTGGCGGATTTCGCGGGGCAGCGGCTCGACTACTTCGTCACCGGCTTCGGCACGGGCGGAACGCTGAAAGGCGTGGCGCGGGTGCTCGCCGCCGAGCGGCCGGAGACGAAGGTCGTGCTCGCCGAGCCCGCGGATGCCCCGCTGGTCTCGAGCGGCGTGCCGCAGGAGCGGAACCCGGATGGCTCGCCGGCCGCGCGCCATCCGGCGTGGAAGCCGCACCCGATCCAGGGATGGAGCCCGGACTTCATCCCGAAGCTCGCGGGCGATGCGGTGGAGGCCGGCCTGGTGGACCGTGTGGTCACGGTCCCGTCTGTGGCTGCGATGGAGTGGAGCCGGCGCCTGGCCCGCGAGGAAGGGATCCTCGTCGGCATCTCGGCCGGCGCGACCTTCGCTGCGGCCATGCAGGTCGCCGAGGAGGCGCCGGCGGGATCCACCATCCTCTGCATGCTGCCCGACACGGGCGAGCGCTACCTCTCGACGCCGCTCTTCGAGAACACGCAGGTGGACATGACGGAGGAGGAGCTGGCGATCCTGCGGTCCACGCCGACGTTCGCGGACGCGTTCGGCCCGGCGGCCAGCCTGCCGTGA
- a CDS encoding osmotically inducible protein OsmC: protein MAHGPRSGVARRRPRLRPDHDLDDEGSAMKDNTFRVTLTRRDGYEFAVRFDSGTTGELTVDEPPPLGGGAGPNPTALLGAAVGSCLAASLLFCLQKAHVPVTGMETEVSGTIERNDAGRLRVSRIAVRLAPELDEADAARLTRCIGLFEDFCTVTQSVRQGIAIDVAVEPKIATAAEQEG, encoded by the coding sequence ATGGCCCACGGGCCACGGTCGGGAGTGGCACGCCGGCGGCCGAGACTCCGGCCGGATCACGACCTCGATGACGAGGGGAGCGCAATGAAAGACAACACCTTCAGAGTCACGCTGACGCGGCGCGACGGCTACGAGTTCGCGGTCCGCTTCGATTCCGGGACCACCGGAGAACTGACCGTCGACGAGCCGCCGCCGCTGGGCGGGGGCGCGGGGCCGAACCCGACCGCGCTGCTCGGCGCCGCGGTGGGGAGCTGCCTCGCCGCGAGTCTGCTCTTCTGCCTCCAGAAGGCGCATGTGCCCGTGACGGGCATGGAGACCGAGGTGAGCGGCACCATCGAACGCAACGACGCGGGCCGCCTCCGCGTCAGCCGCATCGCGGTCCGGCTCGCCCCGGAGCTGGACGAGGCCGACGCCGCGCGCCTCACGCGCTGCATCGGCCTCTTCGAGGACTTCTGCACCGTCACCCAGAGCGTACGCCAGGGGATCGCCATTGACGTCGCCGTCGAGCCGAAGATCGCGACGGCGGCGGAGCAGGAGGGGTGA
- a CDS encoding metallophosphoesterase produces the protein MLRTAFSDPAPRLRRAAASRARAARVLALLLLAACARPAPPGEPTPAPAAETWRVVTYNIHHGEGLDRRVDLERIARVLRSLDADVIALQEVDSVVTRSGGEDQAKRLAELLGMEHAFGAFMDYQGGRYGMAILSRCAIRRANPVRLPDGNEPRVALAVELDAPGGPVTVVNVHFDWVAGDGYRFAQAQRVARFLDSLSTPYILAGDFNDRPHTRTLSLFRERAREAAKTGEQRFTFSADDPNREIDYVFVSGKDRWRVVAVDVVEETVASDHFPVVAELVLRRAAAGTGRRVAATPRAADPTAGPVRACAR, from the coding sequence ATGCTCCGTACCGCGTTTTCCGATCCGGCGCCCCGACTGCGCCGCGCCGCCGCGTCCCGAGCCCGGGCCGCACGCGTGCTCGCTCTCCTGCTCCTCGCCGCGTGCGCCAGGCCTGCGCCGCCCGGCGAGCCGACGCCCGCGCCGGCGGCGGAGACGTGGCGCGTCGTCACCTACAACATCCACCACGGCGAGGGGCTGGACCGGCGCGTCGACCTCGAGCGGATCGCGCGGGTGCTGCGTTCGCTCGATGCCGATGTGATCGCGCTCCAGGAGGTGGACAGCGTCGTGACGCGCAGCGGCGGCGAGGACCAGGCGAAGCGGCTGGCCGAGCTGCTCGGGATGGAGCACGCGTTCGGCGCGTTCATGGACTACCAGGGCGGGCGCTACGGCATGGCGATCCTCTCCCGTTGCGCGATCCGCCGGGCGAACCCGGTGCGTCTGCCGGACGGCAACGAGCCGCGGGTCGCCCTCGCGGTCGAGCTCGATGCGCCGGGCGGCCCGGTGACCGTGGTCAACGTGCACTTCGACTGGGTCGCCGGCGATGGGTACCGCTTCGCTCAGGCGCAGCGGGTCGCGCGCTTCCTGGACTCCCTCTCCACGCCCTACATCCTCGCCGGAGACTTCAACGACCGCCCGCACACGCGCACGCTCTCCCTCTTCCGCGAACGGGCGAGGGAAGCGGCGAAGACGGGCGAGCAGCGCTTCACGTTCAGCGCGGACGACCCGAACCGCGAGATCGATTACGTGTTCGTGTCGGGCAAGGACCGCTGGAGGGTGGTGGCGGTGGACGTCGTGGAGGAGACGGTCGCGTCCGACCACTTCCCCGTCGTCGCGGAGCTGGTGCTGCGGCGGGCGGCGGCCGGGACCGGCCGGCGCGTCGCTGCTACGCCGCGAGCCGCCGATCCGACGGCGGGCCCCGTACGGGCGTGCGCGCGGTAG
- a CDS encoding maltose acetyltransferase, with protein sequence MKTEREKMIAGEFYDPLDPELLAARERARDLCRALNATRAGDVEERRRILRELFGKGGESAWVEPPFYCDYGTNIELGERVFFNFNCVVLDVCPVRIGSFTLFGPAVQIYTPLHPFNAELRRRAEYGKPVEIGDDVWVGGGAIILPGVRIGSRSVIGAGSVVTRDIPEGVFAAGNPCRVIREITE encoded by the coding sequence ATGAAGACCGAACGGGAGAAGATGATCGCCGGGGAATTCTACGACCCGCTGGACCCGGAGCTGCTCGCGGCCCGCGAGCGGGCGCGGGACCTCTGCCGAGCGCTGAACGCGACACGGGCAGGGGACGTGGAGGAGCGCCGCCGCATCCTGCGCGAGCTGTTCGGCAAGGGCGGCGAGTCGGCGTGGGTCGAGCCGCCGTTCTACTGCGACTACGGCACGAACATCGAGCTCGGCGAGCGGGTGTTCTTCAACTTCAACTGCGTCGTGCTGGACGTCTGCCCCGTGCGCATCGGGAGCTTCACGCTCTTCGGCCCCGCGGTGCAGATCTACACGCCCTTGCACCCGTTCAACGCGGAGCTCCGCAGGCGAGCCGAGTACGGGAAGCCGGTGGAGATCGGCGACGATGTGTGGGTGGGCGGCGGCGCGATCATCCTCCCCGGCGTGCGGATCGGGTCGCGCTCGGTGATCGGCGCGGGCAGCGTCGTGACGCGGGACATCCCGGAGGGGGTGTTCGCCGCGGGCAACCCGTGCCGCGTGATCCGCGAGATCACGGAGTGA
- a CDS encoding TetR family transcriptional regulator → MAAGDPATRPPGRRRSEAKRSAILEAARTLFLREGYVRTSMDAIAAQAGVSKRTLYSHFADKDQLFRAVVEESTAEATRQLIAMADRHLGGTGDLEQRLNAFGRAWASTDAESREHQSLVLLIVSEARHFPAIVQTWRELGPEAVHRALAAHLARLAEEGLLDIDDADEAARHFAALVTSPASLRSLFGALPLEQAEVEALVASGVRAFLRLYGKRSPR, encoded by the coding sequence ATGGCGGCAGGAGATCCAGCGACCCGGCCCCCGGGTCGGCGGCGGTCGGAGGCCAAACGGAGCGCGATCCTGGAGGCGGCGCGGACGCTCTTCCTGCGCGAGGGCTACGTGCGCACGAGCATGGACGCCATCGCGGCCCAGGCGGGCGTCTCCAAGCGCACGCTGTACAGCCACTTCGCGGACAAGGACCAGCTCTTCCGCGCCGTGGTCGAGGAGAGCACGGCGGAGGCGACGCGGCAGCTCATCGCCATGGCCGATCGGCACCTGGGCGGCACGGGCGACCTGGAGCAGCGGCTGAACGCGTTCGGCCGGGCGTGGGCGTCCACGGACGCGGAGTCGCGCGAGCACCAGTCGCTGGTGTTGCTGATCGTCTCCGAGGCGCGGCACTTCCCGGCGATCGTGCAGACGTGGCGCGAGCTGGGGCCGGAGGCGGTGCACCGGGCGCTGGCGGCGCACCTCGCGCGACTCGCGGAAGAAGGTCTGCTGGACATCGATGACGCCGACGAGGCGGCCCGCCACTTCGCCGCGCTGGTCACCAGCCCGGCGAGTCTGCGCTCGCTGTTCGGCGCGCTCCCGCTCGAGCAGGCCGAGGTGGAGGCGCTCGTGGCGAGCGGCGTGCGCGCGTTCCTGCGGCTGTACGGCAAGAGATCGCCGCGCTGA
- a CDS encoding amidohydrolase has product MLEYKPRSTLVVPAHEVPRAKFPVVDFHGHPPLLVSKDVIERVVAAMDSLNIQVMVQARGTSGEQLRRQIQAVREAGYEDRFVFFTTLDLSQVGPGSGEKLAAQLEEDVRAGAVGVGEINKSFGLTYRKTDGTRLRLDDPELDPVWETAARLGIPVFIHVGDPAEFFQPLDYNNERWLEMALFPNRRFFDRSRYPSFEELMEERDRLLARHPNVKWVLAHLGWHANDLARLGRIFDAMPNVYAEIGAILYDLGRQPRTAHKFFVKYQDRLLFGKDSFQPDEYPYYWRVLETEDEYFDYYRDYHAFWKLYGMGLPDEVLRKLYHGNALELLPSIPREPFTQ; this is encoded by the coding sequence ATCCTCGAGTACAAGCCGCGGTCGACGCTGGTCGTGCCCGCGCACGAGGTGCCGCGGGCGAAGTTCCCCGTGGTCGACTTCCACGGGCACCCGCCGCTGCTCGTCTCGAAGGACGTGATCGAGCGGGTCGTCGCTGCGATGGATTCGCTGAACATCCAGGTGATGGTGCAGGCGCGCGGGACGTCGGGCGAGCAGTTGAGGCGGCAGATCCAGGCGGTGCGCGAGGCGGGCTACGAGGACCGGTTCGTGTTCTTCACCACGCTGGACCTGAGCCAGGTCGGCCCGGGCTCGGGCGAGAAGCTCGCCGCGCAGCTCGAGGAGGACGTGCGCGCCGGCGCGGTCGGCGTGGGCGAGATCAACAAGAGCTTCGGGCTCACGTACCGCAAGACGGACGGCACGCGCCTGCGGCTGGATGACCCCGAGCTCGATCCGGTCTGGGAGACCGCCGCGCGCCTCGGCATCCCGGTGTTCATCCACGTCGGCGACCCGGCCGAGTTCTTCCAGCCGCTGGACTACAACAACGAGCGGTGGCTGGAGATGGCGCTGTTCCCCAACCGCCGGTTCTTCGACCGCTCGCGCTACCCGTCGTTCGAGGAGCTGATGGAGGAGCGGGACCGGCTGCTGGCGCGACACCCGAACGTCAAGTGGGTGCTCGCGCACCTCGGCTGGCACGCCAACGACCTCGCCCGCCTCGGCCGCATCTTCGATGCGATGCCCAACGTGTACGCTGAGATCGGGGCGATCCTCTACGACCTGGGCCGCCAGCCGCGGACGGCGCACAAGTTCTTCGTGAAGTACCAGGACCGGCTGCTGTTCGGCAAGGACTCGTTCCAACCGGACGAGTACCCGTACTACTGGCGCGTGCTCGAGACGGAGGACGAGTACTTCGATTACTACCGCGACTACCACGCGTTCTGGAAGCTGTACGGCATGGGCCTGCCGGACGAGGTACTGCGCAAGCTGTATCACGGCAACGCGCTGGAGCTCCTGCCCTCCATCCCGCGGGAGCCGTTCACGCAGTAG
- a CDS encoding MFS transporter gives MDRIDRRLAALAAVLLCGAVPALMDATMVNVAVEALAADLDGTLTDAQWVVTGYLLATTVGIPLVGWGLDRFGARALWTFALALFAAGSALCGVAWSLRSLVVFRIAAGLGGGLVLPLVQAIIAAAAGPLRVGRAMLLLTVPGQFVMILGPVFGGLIIESLGWRWTFFSQAPLCAAAAVLGWWRVPSGRRNGSSRLDVVGFALLLPALVMLVHGLSSLRPEGVREVSTGAVAATAWGAPATALPPSTWVLAGGVLLVGFVAHALRGRATPLLDLRLFARRSFAVAAALLFVTGLAMWAPLFLLPLFYQRVLGADALDAGLLLAPQALGTALGMAAAGRLADRAAAARPLIVAGTAFAVVATLPFALAPRGVAGAALGAALLARGFGLGVAHVPLMPLLYGGVERESIGQATGLASVLQRCGAAFGTAALAVVLSAQLDAAAAGARGADPDALAVAFGRTFWWVVAFTALAWVPAMVHRPLEAQRSASAGTRPHDR, from the coding sequence ATGGACAGGATCGACCGCCGGCTCGCCGCCCTCGCCGCCGTCCTGCTGTGCGGCGCGGTCCCGGCGCTCATGGACGCGACGATGGTGAACGTCGCGGTCGAGGCGCTGGCCGCCGACCTGGACGGGACCCTGACCGACGCGCAGTGGGTGGTGACCGGCTACCTCCTCGCCACCACGGTCGGGATCCCGCTGGTCGGCTGGGGGCTGGACCGCTTCGGCGCCCGGGCGCTGTGGACCTTCGCCCTGGCGCTGTTCGCCGCCGGCTCGGCGCTCTGCGGGGTGGCGTGGTCGCTCAGGAGTCTCGTCGTGTTCCGCATCGCCGCAGGTCTCGGCGGCGGCCTGGTCCTGCCGCTCGTCCAGGCGATCATCGCGGCCGCCGCGGGGCCGCTGCGCGTGGGGCGCGCGATGCTCCTGCTCACCGTGCCGGGGCAGTTCGTGATGATCCTGGGCCCGGTGTTCGGCGGTCTGATCATCGAGTCTCTGGGCTGGCGCTGGACGTTCTTCTCGCAGGCCCCTCTGTGCGCCGCCGCGGCGGTGCTCGGATGGTGGCGGGTGCCGAGCGGGCGACGGAACGGGAGCTCCCGGCTCGACGTCGTCGGGTTCGCACTGCTGCTGCCTGCGCTGGTGATGCTGGTCCACGGCCTCTCGAGCCTCCGGCCGGAAGGTGTGCGGGAGGTGAGCACCGGAGCGGTCGCAGCCACCGCGTGGGGAGCACCCGCGACCGCCCTCCCGCCCTCCACCTGGGTTCTCGCCGGGGGTGTGCTCCTCGTCGGCTTCGTCGCTCACGCGCTCCGTGGCCGGGCCACGCCGTTGCTGGACCTGCGGCTCTTCGCCCGGCGCTCGTTCGCCGTGGCCGCGGCGCTGCTGTTCGTCACCGGGCTCGCCATGTGGGCGCCGCTGTTCCTGCTGCCGCTGTTCTACCAGCGTGTGCTCGGCGCGGACGCGCTGGACGCGGGGCTGCTGCTCGCTCCCCAGGCGCTCGGGACGGCGCTCGGAATGGCGGCCGCAGGCCGGCTCGCGGACCGCGCTGCCGCGGCGCGGCCGTTGATCGTCGCGGGCACTGCGTTCGCCGTGGTCGCCACGCTGCCCTTTGCCCTCGCCCCCCGCGGCGTGGCCGGCGCGGCGCTCGGCGCAGCGCTGCTCGCGCGCGGCTTCGGCCTCGGCGTCGCCCACGTTCCGCTCATGCCGCTCCTGTACGGCGGCGTGGAGCGCGAGTCCATCGGCCAGGCGACGGGTCTCGCCAGTGTGCTCCAGCGTTGCGGCGCGGCCTTCGGCACGGCCGCCCTCGCCGTGGTGTTGAGCGCCCAGCTCGATGCGGCGGCAGCGGGAGCCCGTGGCGCGGATCCGGACGCGCTCGCCGTGGCGTTCGGCCGCACGTTCTGGTGGGTCGTCGCGTTCACCGCGCTCGCGTGGGTCCCGGCGATGGTGCACCGGCCGCTGGAGGCGCAGAGGAGCGCGAGCGCCGGTACCCGTCCACACGATCGTTGA